The genome window CGATGTACCTGCTGGAGACTGAGGGCGGGTTGAGTGCGGTGACCGATTACACCCGCTTCATCGGGCCAACCAGGCATGTGCCCGATGTTGTCACCATGAACCACGCCCATGACAGCCACTGGACGGCCAGCCCGGATCCGGCCATTCCGCATGTGCTGAAGGGCTGGGGCAATGGGCGCGAACCGGCGGATCATCACCTTGACCTGGGCGAGATGCTGGTCAGGAATGTCGCGACCGACATCCGCAGCCGTTATTTCGACGATGTCGAAAAATTCGGCAACTCGATCTTCGTGTTTGAAGTTGCGGGCCTGTGCATCGGCCACCTTGGCCATTTGCATCACGAACCGGACGCACAGCAATATGCGGCCCTCGGGCGGCTGGATGTGGTGATGGCGGCGGTGGATGGCGGGATGACCGTCGACCTGCCGACGATGATCCGTATTCTTAAACGATTGCGGTCGTCCATTGTGCTGCCGATGCACTGGTTCGAAGGTGGTTCGCTAGAGTTCTTTTTGGCCGGGATGAGCGACGAATTCGACATCCAGCGCCCCGGCCAGAACTGGATCGAGGTTTCGGCACGCTCGCTGCCCTCACGCCCCACAGTGGTTGTCCTGGACCCGGAGTATCTGAGTGATAACTAGGGGTATGAACGCCCCTTTGTACCCTGTCGATGACACGTTGATTGCCGCACTGCGCAAGGCCCTGCCAGATGGCGCGACCCGCGCGGTCCTGCCACAGGATCTGGAAGAACCGCGCGGCAAGTGGACCGGGCAGGCCGGGATCGTGGTGGCGCCAACCAATACCGATCAGGTGGCTCAGGTGATCCGCCTTGCGGCACAATCCCGCGTCGGCGTCGTACCGGTCAGCGGCGGCACCGGGCTGGTTGCGGGGCAGGTGGCCATGGACGGCCCGCCCCCCATTCTGCTGTCATTGGATCGGATGAACGCCATTCGCGGCGTGTTCCCGTCCGAGAATGTGCTGGTCGCCGAAGGCGGCGCGATCCTTGCCGATGTACAGGCCGCCGCCGAAGCGGTCGACCGGCTGTTTCCACTGTCGCTCGCCTCGCAAGGGTCGTGCCGGATTGGTGGAAACCTGTCCACAAACGCAGGCGGCGTGCAGGTGCTGCGTTATGGCAACGCGCGCGATCTGTGCCTGGGGCTGGAGGCAGTGCTGCCCAACGGAGAAATCTGGCACGGGTTGCGACGGCTGAGGAAGGACAACGCCGGTTACGACCTGCGCAACTTGCTGATCGGGGCCGAGGGCACGCTGGGCGTCATCACCGCGGCCAGCCTGCGCCTGTTCCCGCAACCGACCCGTCTGGGAACTGCGATGCTCGTGGTGCCTGATCCGACCGCCGCGCTGGACCTTCTGGCCATGGCTGGCAGTGACATGGGGCCAGGTGTCACGGCATTCGAACTGATCGACGGTATGGGGCTGCAGTTTTTGGATGAGGCGCGCCTGACCTATCACCGCCCGTTCCCGACCACCCCGGATTGGAGTGTCCTGATCGAGGTCAGCGCCTATGGCAACGCCGATCCCGACGCCGCGCTGGAGGCCCTGTTTGCCCGCGCGGCCGAAGCGGGCCTAGTCAGTGACGGCATCATCGCGCAAACCCAAAGCCAACGCGCCGATCTGTGGCAGATTCGCGAAACCATCCCCGAAGCCAACAAGCGGATCGGCCCCATCGCCAGCCACGATATCGCGCTGCCGCTGTCCGAAATCCCCGGTTTCATCGCAGACATGCCAACCCGACTGGCCGCGCTGGATGCGTTTCGCATCAACGCCTTCGGCCACCTTGGCGACGGCAACCTGCACTTCAACGTGTTCCCGGTGCCGGGGCGCAGCAAGGCCGACTACCCAGGTATGGGCGCACAGATTACCCGCATGATTCACGACCGGACCCACGAACTGGGCGGCAGTTTCAGCGCCGAACATGGGGTCGGGCGCGCCAAAGTCGCGGACTTGCAACGCTATGGCGACCCGGCGCGCCTGACAGCAATGCGCAGCATCAAGGCGGCGCTGGACCCAGCGGGGATCATGAATCCGGGGGCGGTGCTGGGCTGATGGGCGCGACAGGCGTTTCCGGGGGCGAGTGTCACTTCTTGCGGAACGCCAGTCGGATATCGTCAATCGCATCAGTCTGTGCCGATGACAGGTCGCCTTCGACCAATTCTGCCAGAATATCCTGAAGCACATCCCACGAGGCATCGCCTTCGATCGTGTTCAGACGCCGGCCAAGCCGTGGGATCGCCGGTTTGGGACGATTGTGTTGAAAAACTCCGTTTTAGGGCCTGAACGATGATTTTTCTTTCCATGCAGCCCGATCCTAAATTTTTGGCGCGGGGGTCGGCCCAAATCGCCTACATGCGCTCACGCGCAGCCATGCGCTGTCTCGTGGTCAAAGCTTTCCGACTATTTCGCTTCATAGGTTTTCGCAAGAAATCCGCGACGCTCTGATTTCGGAGTTTTTCAACACAATCGGACCATTGCTTTGCGTCAGAAGCCAACGGCCCAGAACTTCCATTTCTTCTGCTTCGGCTTCGTCACAACGCAGTTTTGTGCGCAGCATAAGGTGCAGGTGTTGACGCTGATCTTTTGTGGGAAGGTCGTCGAGCTCGATAAACGCTTGCGCGATCGCACAAATTGCGATGCGCGGATCATCAATGCCTTCGACCGGATGCGCATTCATTTGCCTGCGAAAAGCCAGCTTGCGCGGAGCATTCCTGACCGTCGCAACGACATCTTGGGCGGCGTGGATCGCGTCCCTCGGGTTGTTGCGCACCCACCACCAGATCGCGCCACCGATGGCCGTAAGGATCAACAGAATAATTGGCATCTCAAATTGCTCTTGGTTTTGATTATGAATTTGTTTTCAGGCTTGGGATTCAAGCTCCACTGAGTATTAGGATGACAGGCGCGGCGCAAATCATGCGTAAAACCAAACTGTTGTGGATGAATGCGCGGAACCTGTTCACGCAATTGATCGCTTGGCGACGGCAGCAGCCCGCAGCGCCTTATCCCCCCTCAAATTCGCACAAGGCATGCACAGCCATTCCAAGCGCTTCCAGCCGCTTGCGTCCGCCCAGTTCCGGCAGGTCGATCACGAAGGCGCAGCCGGTGATGTCGCCGCCCAACCGCTCGATCAGTTTTATCCCGGCCTCGGCCGTGCCGCCGGTGGCCAGCAGGTCATCGACCACCAGGATGCGTTCGCCGGGTTGGATGGCGTCGTCGTGAACCTCCATCACCGCCTCGCCGTATTCCAGAGAATAGTTTTGTTCGATGGTCGCGCCCGGCAGCTTGCCCTTCTTCCTGATCGGCACGAAACCGACCGACAGCTGATGCGCGATGGCCCCGCCGAGAATGAACCCGCGCGCCTCTAGCCCCACAACCTTGTCGATATCGGTCCCCGCATAGGTATGCATCAACTGATCGATGGCAATCCGAAACCCGCGCGCATCCGCGAACAGCGTCGTGACATCGCGGAACATGATCCCTTCGTGCGGGAAATCCGGGATGGTGCGGATGTAGTCTTTGATGGATTTCATTGGGTGTCCTTTGTGATGATCTCGCCCCGATCCCGTCCCGGGCGTGCACATTGGTGTTCAGCGCATTGGATAATGCAGGTGAAGTGCAGCGATATCTTGGCGGCTTAGGCTCAGTCGCATGTTTGAATTCTGTGCCGCGATTGTTGCGGTTTTATAGAAGTTGCCGGTGATATCGGCCAATAGCCCGAGGCTCTGGTATAACTCCTCAAGCACAATGGACTTATACGTATATGCCGTGTGTCCGGGTGCTATGACAATCACACCTCGATAGATCGATTTCGACGGCCCTCGCCACCAAATACGAGAGGAAGCCGCTTCGATCTTGGTCCCGTCCATCCCACGAATGCGCGATCCGCGCAGAACGCTGTTTTGCGGAACATTCAATAGAAAGATATTAATGTCTGCCTTTGCCGCAGGCGCCACTCGTCGCAAGACGATGTTTGATCCGGCATTGTTTATCTTTTCAATTGCTCGATTTATTGCATCATCGACAATACGCGCCTCACGCTTTGGGTAGCCGTCTTCGATACGGGCAAGCGCAACACGAACGTCGCGCTGTCGAGCCTTTGGCCAGCGCACCAATGGTTGCTGACACGCACCTCCGGGTTTCGCCGCACAAGCCAGAGCTCGATAAAAATCCTCGTCAGGTACGTGCTGGTCCAGATGAACAACATTTTCAGCAAAAGCCATTTTCGGAATGCATAAGAGCAGTACAAACAGAAAAACCCTCACAAAACCCGCCCCGCCACCGCGTCCAGCTTGGCCACGACCGCGGGGTCGCGCGCCTCGGGGCCCGTCAGCACGGCAAATTCCAGCGCCAGGTCGCAGCCATGCGGGCAGGGCGCACGCTCGGCCCCGAGCAGCCCCGGCAGGCGTTTGACCAACCCGCGCGCCTTGTCGGCGTTGCCCATCAGCGTGGCGATGATCTGGGTCACGTCGACCTCTCCGTGGTCGGGGTGCCAGCTGTCATAGTCGGTGATCATCGCGACGCTGGCATAGCAAAGCTCGGCCTCCCTCGCGAGTTTCGCTTCGGGCATGTTGGTCATGCCGATCACGTCCGCGC of Paracoccaceae bacterium contains these proteins:
- a CDS encoding FAD-binding protein yields the protein MNAPLYPVDDTLIAALRKALPDGATRAVLPQDLEEPRGKWTGQAGIVVAPTNTDQVAQVIRLAAQSRVGVVPVSGGTGLVAGQVAMDGPPPILLSLDRMNAIRGVFPSENVLVAEGGAILADVQAAAEAVDRLFPLSLASQGSCRIGGNLSTNAGGVQVLRYGNARDLCLGLEAVLPNGEIWHGLRRLRKDNAGYDLRNLLIGAEGTLGVITAASLRLFPQPTRLGTAMLVVPDPTAALDLLAMAGSDMGPGVTAFELIDGMGLQFLDEARLTYHRPFPTTPDWSVLIEVSAYGNADPDAALEALFARAAEAGLVSDGIIAQTQSQRADLWQIRETIPEANKRIGPIASHDIALPLSEIPGFIADMPTRLAALDAFRINAFGHLGDGNLHFNVFPVPGRSKADYPGMGAQITRMIHDRTHELGGSFSAEHGVGRAKVADLQRYGDPARLTAMRSIKAALDPAGIMNPGAVLG
- a CDS encoding Zn-dependent hydrolase gives rise to the protein MRPVVLTFLFAAVLFAGFPDPANAQDRRPSHCIALADATPGIEFLHRASFSAPLERNTVRLSYIAHSMYLLETEGGLSAVTDYTRFIGPTRHVPDVVTMNHAHDSHWTASPDPAIPHVLKGWGNGREPADHHLDLGEMLVRNVATDIRSRYFDDVEKFGNSIFVFEVAGLCIGHLGHLHHEPDAQQYAALGRLDVVMAAVDGGMTVDLPTMIRILKRLRSSIVLPMHWFEGGSLEFFLAGMSDEFDIQRPGQNWIEVSARSLPSRPTVVVLDPEYLSDN
- a CDS encoding DUF2927 domain-containing protein, whose amino-acid sequence is MRVFLFVLLLCIPKMAFAENVVHLDQHVPDEDFYRALACAAKPGGACQQPLVRWPKARQRDVRVALARIEDGYPKREARIVDDAINRAIEKINNAGSNIVLRRVAPAAKADINIFLLNVPQNSVLRGSRIRGMDGTKIEAASSRIWWRGPSKSIYRGVIVIAPGHTAYTYKSIVLEELYQSLGLLADITGNFYKTATIAAQNSNMRLSLSRQDIAALHLHYPMR
- a CDS encoding adenine phosphoribosyltransferase, whose amino-acid sequence is MKSIKDYIRTIPDFPHEGIMFRDVTTLFADARGFRIAIDQLMHTYAGTDIDKVVGLEARGFILGGAIAHQLSVGFVPIRKKGKLPGATIEQNYSLEYGEAVMEVHDDAIQPGERILVVDDLLATGGTAEAGIKLIERLGGDITGCAFVIDLPELGGRKRLEALGMAVHALCEFEGG